The Patescibacteria group bacterium genome segment CCAATACCTCTCGGTGGAACAGATATAATTCTTTTTATATCGGAAATACTTTCCGGATTAAGAGATGCACGAATGAAAGAAAGCACATCTTTTATCTCCTTTCTCTCAAAAAATCTTACACCGAGCACTTGATACGGTAATTTTTCACCAAGAAACGCCTCTTCAAGAGCTCGAGATTGAAAATTAGCGCGATAGAGCACAGCTATGTCACGTGGCTGCACATCGTTCTTTAGTAATTCCTTTACTTTTTCCACTATAGAGAGGGCTTCCCCAGCTTCGTCATATGATGACAGCAACGTGATCTTATCTCCACCCCTCTTTTTTGTGAAGAGATTTTTCTCTCTCCTGTTTTTATTTTTCCGAATAATGCTATTGCTTGCTTCAAGGATATTTTTGGTTGAACGATAGTTTTCCTCCAGCAAAACAGTGGTTACGTCACGATATTGTTGTTCAAAACCCATTATGTTTTGGGTGTCTGCTCCGCGCCAGCTGTAAATAGTCTGGTCCACATCTCCGACCACGCAAATATTCTGCCTGCTTCCAGCTAAGAGGAGAGACATTTCATTTTGCACTTTATTGGTGTCTTGATATTCGTCTATATGAACATAGTGCCATTTATTTTGGTACATATGCTTTATGTTGGGATTACTTCGCAAGAGTGCAACAGTTCGCAGAAGCAAATCATCAAAATCGAGTGCACTTTCCCGCTTTAATTGATCTTCATACTTATCCCACACAGCAGACACTACTCGTGGAAAAAATTCATTACCAACAGTTTGTCTGAACACCATGGCTGATACCCCTTTCCCTTTTTGTTTTGATATTGCGCTCAAAAGTACCTTTGATTCAAATTCTTTCGGGTCAAGACCAGCCGCGACCACAGCACTTTTTACAGCACGTGATGAATCACTTTTGTCAAAGATTGAAAATCGCTTTGATATCCCCACTACTTTGTGGTGTTCCCGCAAAATATGTACTCCCAAGGAATGAAATGTCGATATAAAAGGCCGGTCGCACGATTTTATAGGAAAATTCAGGGTTGAATCTTCTGAGAGCAGTTGCTCAACTCGCTCTTTCATTTCTTTTGCCGCTTTGTTGGTAAATGTAACCGCCAAAATTGACTCGGGGGCAACCCCATTTCTGATAAGATGGAAAATTCTATTCGTAATAACTTTTGTTTTTCCGGCTCCCGCTCCGGCAATGACTAACAACGGTCCATTTTTGTGAAGAACCGCCTCTTTTTGCCTGCTGTTGAGTTCGTCAAGATAATTCATTTCAATCACTATAACACAAATAGATTACACAGAGTGTCTCATTTTATCCTTAATATAAGCCATTTTTTATAGCAATATTACACTATCCACATGTTGATTTGTATATGTTGACTTACACACCACTCGCGATATCATTATAGTAATATCAAAAGAGGGGGTTTCTGAGTCTTGCTGAAAGACATTCGCGCGTACGGCAGATACGGCACACTAAACATTGGCTTATATTATCTTCACAACAGGATCCTGATTTGAGACATAGAGATGTTTTGAATCAAGTGACACAACCGCATGCAACCAAGCTCTACAGCGTAAAGCGTATCTTTGCTGTGTTAGCGGTAGTGGTGCTAGGGGTTCCTGTTTCAGCAAGTGCGGGGATTTTTTCTTTTGTGTCCGAGCTTTTGGTATCCCAAAACAGTAAATCTGAATATGTAGCGACAATAGACTGGCACAATTCGCAGACACTTCCACTTCTGAGGGCAGCCCTCAATATTGATCCCAACCCCGCAAAAGGAGGTGGTGAAATAACGATTGTAGGTGGCTCAGCACTTCTTCCAGACTCTGGTCCGTCTGGCACACTTGCCGACATTGATGATAGACCGCAGTCGGATCAAATTAGCGTCTACGTTGTACGCGAAGGAGACTCACTTTCTCAAATTGCCGACATGTTTGATGTGTCGGCAAGCACCGTGGTCTGGGCAAATAATATTAAAAGCGGCACCCAGATTCAACCCGGGCAAACGCTCATCATCCGCCCCATTGCCGGCATAAGGCATATAGTGAAAAGTAGCGACTCTATTGCAAGCATTGCAAAGAAATACAAAGGCGATATAGAAGAAATCATACTTTATAATGGATTTGCTGATGACACCATTCTCGTTGTTGGATCCATAGTAGTGGTACCAGATGGAGAGTTGAGTGGGCCGGCGTATACTATAAAGAAAAGAAATGTTCTCAGAGGAGTCGGTGGACCTACTTACTCGGGCTACTACCTCATGCCAGTTGCAGGTGGCAGGCTCTCGCAAAGACTT includes the following:
- a CDS encoding UvrD-helicase domain-containing protein, with the translated sequence MNYLDELNSRQKEAVLHKNGPLLVIAGAGAGKTKVITNRIFHLIRNGVAPESILAVTFTNKAAKEMKERVEQLLSEDSTLNFPIKSCDRPFISTFHSLGVHILREHHKVVGISKRFSIFDKSDSSRAVKSAVVAAGLDPKEFESKVLLSAISKQKGKGVSAMVFRQTVGNEFFPRVVSAVWDKYEDQLKRESALDFDDLLLRTVALLRSNPNIKHMYQNKWHYVHIDEYQDTNKVQNEMSLLLAGSRQNICVVGDVDQTIYSWRGADTQNIMGFEQQYRDVTTVLLEENYRSTKNILEASNSIIRKNKNRREKNLFTKKRGGDKITLLSSYDEAGEALSIVEKVKELLKNDVQPRDIAVLYRANFQSRALEEAFLGEKLPYQVLGVRFFERKEIKDVLSFIRASLNPESISDIKRIISVPPRGIGKIALLKIASKKENELKGKAKENVENFKIMLRDIESCALSKKPSETIRYVLKRTGLEESLKGKGEEELERLENIKELATFALRYDILPKDEGIEKLLEDAALVADQDELKEESNATRLMTVHASKGLEFEYVFVAGLEDGLFPHKALSDSNADNEEERRLFYVALTRARKKVFLSYASVRTIFGSREVSVPSEFITDIDENLIEEDVSIFKKEKIIYID
- a CDS encoding peptidoglycan DD-metalloendopeptidase family protein, which translates into the protein MNQVTQPHATKLYSVKRIFAVLAVVVLGVPVSASAGIFSFVSELLVSQNSKSEYVATIDWHNSQTLPLLRAALNIDPNPAKGGGEITIVGGSALLPDSGPSGTLADIDDRPQSDQISVYVVREGDSLSQIADMFDVSASTVVWANNIKSGTQIQPGQTLIIRPIAGIRHIVKSSDSIASIAKKYKGDIEEIILYNGFADDTILVVGSIVVVPDGELSGPAYTIKKRNVLRGVGGPTYSGYYLMPVAGGRLSQRLHGYNAIDFAAPAGSPILASAAGSVIISRDYGWNGGYGTYVVIRHNNGTQTLYAHNSKNIVYAGQYVVQGQVIGYVGSTGKS